The nucleotide window GCCGTGAGTGAGCCGTCTTTCTTGTCCTTGGGGTGCCGAACGGTGGAAGTCGAACCGGCCATTTGGCTGCTCGCGTGCCGTTGTGAGTGAGCGTTTCAAGGTATCTTACGTGCCCGGCGTCGGATCGCCCAAGAGCGCGCGATTGGCGCCCCAACGCCGGCGGGAAATTGACCGCAAGCGCGGCCGCGTGCGCAACCGTAACCGACCCGGGATCCCGCGGCGGCACCGCCCGCCCGGCGGACCGGGCGGTGCCGGCGGTGGTGTTGACGCCCGGCGCCGGGCCACGACAATTGGCACATCACGTTCGCTCTCAACCGGGACCCCTTATGCCTCGATTCCTGCTGTTAGCACTAACGGCGGTCGCGCTCGGCGCCGCGCACGCCCAGGCCGCGCCGGACGAAGCGCGGCTGCTCCGCTTCCCGGCCGTACACGGCGACCAGATCGTCTTCACCTACGCCGGCGACCTGTACACCGTGCCCGCGGCCGGCGGCACCGCGCGGCGGATCACGTCGCACCCCGGGTTCGAGATGTTCCCGCGGTTCAGCCCGGACGGCTCGCTGGTCGCGTTCACCGGCCAGTACGACGGCAACACCGAGGTGTTCGTGGTGCCGGCCGTTGGGGGCGAGCCGAAGCGGCTCACCTACACCGCCACGCTCGGGCGCGACGAGGTGTCCGACCGGATGGGGCCGAACAACGTCGTTATCGGGTGGACCCCGGACGGGAAGAGTGTGCTGTTCCGGTCGCGGATGCGGTCGTTCAACGACTTCGTCGGGCAACTGTTCACGGTCCCTGTCGAGGGCGGGGTGCCGGAAGAGTTGCCGCTACCGCGCGGCGGGTTCGCCAGCTACTCCGCTGATGGCACGAAGCTCGCGTACAACCGCATCTTCCGCGAGTTCCGCACCTGGAAGCGGTACCGCGGCGGCATGGCCGACGACGTGTGGCTGTACGACTTCGCCACCAAGAAGACCGAGCAGCTCACCGACGACCCGGGCCAGGACATCTTCCCCATGTTCATCGGGGACAAGGTGTACTTTATCTCGGACCGCGACAAGAACATGCGGTACAACCTGTACTCCGTCGACCCGGCCACCAAGAAGACCGAGCGGCACACCGAGTTCACCGAGTTCGACATCAAGTTCCCGTCGGCCAGCAAGGACCAGCTTGTCTTCGAGAACGGCGGATACATTTACAAATTCGATCCGAAAACCGCTAAGGCCGAGAAGGTCACCGTTCGCATCCTGGAGGACCGCGCCGGGGCGCGAGGCGCGCTCACCGACGTGAGCAAGTCGGTCACCGCGTTCGAGGTCTCTCCCGACGGCAAGCGCGCGCTCTTCGCCGCCCGCGGCGACGTGTTCACCGTCCCGGCCGGCGACGGCGTCACCCGCAACCTGACCCGCACGCCGGGCGCTCACGACCGCAACCCGAAGTGGTCCCCGGACGGCAAGAGCGTCGCGTTCGTCTCGGACGCCACCGGCGAGGACGAGATCCACGTCGGCCCGGCCGACGGCAGCGCGCCCGCCAAGCCGGTCACCAGCGCCGCGGACACCTACAAGTACGAGATCCAGTGGTCGCCGGACTCGAAGAAGATCCTCTGGGGCGACAAGAAGCTCCGGCTCCAGTTCGTCGACGTGGAAACAAAGAAGGTCACGCTGGTGGACCAGGCGAAGGCGTGGGAGGTCCGCGACTTCACATGGTCGCCGGACTCGAAGTGGGTCGCGTTCGGCCGCCAGGAGGTGGACACGATGCCCAAGGTGTACCTGTACTCGCTCGAAACGACCAAGACGACCGCGGTGACCGACGGCTGGTACGCGTCGAACACGCCCACCTTCAGCGCCGACGGCAAGTACCTGTTCTTCGTGTCCGCGCGCGACTTCAACCCGGTGTACAGCAGCACCGAGTGGAACCACGCGTACCGCGACATGCAGCGCGTCTACTTCGTGGCCCTCGCGAAGGCCACGCCCAACCCGCTCAAACCGAAGCTCGATGACGAGCCCGCCGAACCGAAGAAAGACGACAAGAAGGATGAGAAGAAGGACGCCCCCGCGGTGAAGGTCGATCTGGACGGCCTGAGCGGGCGCATCGTCGCGCTGCCCGGTCCGGCGGCCAACTACGGCAGCCTGCACGCCGCCGGGAACGCGCTCTACTACCAGCGCAGCGCCAGCGGCAGCCCGGGCCAGCTGTACGTGTTCGATCTCGGCAGCCGGAAGGAAACCGCGCTCGGACCGGTCAGCGGGTACGAGGTCTCGGCCGACGGGAAGAAGATGCTCGTCCAGAAGGACGGGAAGTACGGCGTCATCGACCTGCCGAAAGGCCCGATCGCGATCGGCGAGGCGCTGAACCTGTCCGGGCTGGAGGTGTTCCTCGACAAGAAGGCCGAGTGGAAGCAGATGTACGCCGAGTGCTGGCGGCAGATGCGGGACTTCTTCTACGACCCCGGCCTGCACGGCGTGGACTGGGCGGCGGTGCGCAAGAAGTACGAGCCGCTGGTGGAGCACGTCGGCCACCGGGCCGACCTGAGCTACATCATCGGCGAGATGATCGCCGAGCTGAACGCCGGGCACGCCTACATCGGCGGCGGCGAACTGCCGGAGGTGCGGAAGGTGCCGCAGGGGTTGCTCGGGGCCGAGTTCAAGCGCGACCCGCAGACCGGGTTCTTCCAGATCACCCGCGTGCTTCCGGGCGAGAACTGGGTCTCGAAGCGCCGCTCGCCGCTCACCGAGGTCGGCGTGAACGTCGCCGTCGGCGACTGGATCGTGGCCGTGAACGGCCAGCCCACCGACGGCGTGAAGAACATCAACGAGCTGCTGGTGAACACCGCCGGCAAGCCGGTGGTGCTGTCGGTCGCGGCGAAGCCGGCCGCCGCGGGCGCGCGCCGGGTGGTCGTCACCCCGACGAGCGACGAGAGCGACCTGTACTACTACGCGTGGGTGCAGGCGAACATCAAGAAGGTGTCCGACGCGACCGACGGCAAGGTCGGGTACCTCCACGTCCCGGACATGCTCGCGACCGGACTGAACGAGTTCGCGAAGCACTACTACCCGCAGCTCAAGAAGCAGGCCCTGGTGATCGACGTGCGCGGCAACGGCGGCGGAAACGTGTCGCCGATGCTGATCGAGCGCCTGCGGCGCGAGGCCGCGATGGTGGGCATCGCCCGCAACGCCGAGCCGAGCATCGACCCGAACGGCACCTTCGTCGGCCCGCTGGCGTGCCTGCTGAACGAGTACTCGGCATCCGACGGCGACATCTTCTCGTACCGGTTCCGGCACTACAAGCTGGGGCCGCTCATCGGGAAGCGGAGCTGGGGCGGGGTGGTCGGCATCCGCGGCTCGCTGCCGCTCCTCGACGGCGGGTCGCTGAGCAAGCCGGAGTTCTCGCGCTACGACCTGGGCGGTAAGGAGTGGGTCATGGAGAACGTCGGCGTGGCGCCCGACATCGTGGTCGATAACGACCCGGCCAAAGAGTTCGCCGGTGAGGACCAGCAGTTGAACAAGGCGATCGAGGTGCTGCTGGCCGAGCTGAAGAAGAACCCGCCGAAGGTGATCGCCCCGCCGGCGTACCCGAAGCGGTAACGGTCGTTGGCGATGGGTGTAAAGTCAGAAGGGTGTTCACCGCAGAGGGCACGAGAGGGCGCAGAGAGAAGGCAGTAAAGAGAGTTGGTCTTCTCTCCCTTCGTCTCTTCTCTGCGCCCTCTCGTGCCCTCTGCGGTGAACACCCTTCTGACTTCTCTCCGCGGTGAGAACCGCTACTTTCGCTTCACGTCCTTGATGTTGATGTCCGCCCCGGTCTGGCGGTCGCCGAGGAGGTGCTCGGCGAAGAAGTCCCACATCCGCTGGTTGAAGTACGGCTGGGCCGCACCGAACCCGTGCCGCGCCCCCGGGATGATGAGCAGGTCGAACCGCTTGTTCGCCTTGATCAGCGCATCAACCAGGCGCATCGTGTTCGCCGGGTGGACGTTGTTGTCGATCTCGCCGTGAACCAGGAGCAGGTGCCCCTTCAGGTTGTCGGCCAGTTCGGCGTTCGTCGGCACCTTGATCTCGAACTTGGTGAGCGGCAGCACGACCGCCGCGGCGGCCGACGCCACCGGCGGCTTGGTGCCCGCGAGCCGCGGCGGCGGGGCCAGCGCGAGCTGCGACTTTGCCGCGTCGGCTCGCTGCAGTTGTGCGAGCCGGGCCTTCAGCGCGGTGATCTGTGCTTCCAGCTCTTCGACCGACCGCTGGTCCTCGGGATCGAACCGCTGCATCAGCTCGATCAGCTCCTCCTCGATCAGCTCCTCTTCGGGCGGCCCCTTCTTGCGCCCGCCGAAGCCCTTGCTCCCGGCGCCGGCGCCGGTCGATCCGGTCGCGCCCTCCTTCTTTTCACTCTTCTCGGCGGCCACGGGCACCTCTTTGAGGCCGTGGTACGTCTCCGACCAGTTGTCGTTGTAGATGTTGTTGTCGTGGTTCCCGGCGCTGGCGACCGCCACCTTGAAGAAGTCGTTGTACGGCTTCTGGAGCAGCGCCGCGGCCGACATGAACCCGCCGCCGGAGTGCCCGAAAATGCCCACCTTGGACACGTCGATGAAGGAGTGCCGCGCGGCGAGCGCCTCAATGGCCGCCTTCTTGTCCACCAGCCCGTAGTCGCGCAGGTTGAAGTACCCGAACGAGTGGTACGCCTTCGACCGCTCCGGGCTGCCGCCGCGGTGCCCCACCTGGATCACGACGAACCCGAGCTGCGCGAGCTGCATGTTGGTGCTGTACGCCGAGAACCGGTACACCACGCCCTCGGTCTGCGGCCCCGGGTACACGTGCGCGATCACCGGGTACTGCTTCTTCGGGTCGAAGTCGAACGGCTTCCACATGTTGCCGTACAGGTCCGTGGTGCCGTCCGCGGCCTTCACGCTGAAGGTCTCCGGCATCTTCCAGCCGGCCTTATCGAGCGCGCTCAGGTCGGTGGTTTCCAGCAGCATCAGCGATTTGCCGGTGTCGTCGCGGACCACCGCGAACGGCGCCCGGTCCACCGCGGTGCTGTTCGTGACGACAAACTTCTTGCTCGGCGACAGCGTCGATGTCTGGTTCAGCCCGCGCTCGACCGACTGACCCATCCGGTCGCTCGGGTCGAGGCAGGTGAGCCCGGTGCCGTCGAGCTTCACACGGTACAGGTGCGTGTAGTACGGGTTCTCGCCCGGCTCGCGGGCGTTGCCGATCAGGTAGACGAACCCGGCCTTCGCATCGACCTCGACGATGCGGCTGGCGCGCCACGGGCCGCTGGTGATGGCGTTCTTGAACGAGCCGTCCCGCCCGTACCGGTAGAAGTGCCCCCAGCCGCTCCGCTCGGACCACCAGATGAACTCGTCGGTCTCTTCGAGGTACCGGGGCGACTGCATTTCGAGGTACGCGGCCTCGAACCCCTCGCCGAACATGCACTTGCACTGGCCGCTGAACACGTCGAACGCGCACACCTCCAGGTTGCGGCGGAGCCGGTCCCGGCGGATGAACCGCAGTTCGCCGGGGCTCTTGCCCCAGCGGATGTCGGAGTACCGCTCGTCGCGCCACTTCGGGCTGACCTTCGTGAGCGCCTTCTTCTCGACGTCGCAGTAGTACAGCTCGGTCTTGCGGATCTCGGCTTCCGCGGGCATCGGGTACTTGTACTGTTCGAGCTTCGGGCGGGGGGTGGCGATCGAGTCCACGAGGTACAGGTCCTTGATCCCGCGGCTGTCGGTCCGGGTGACGTAAAACGCCTTCGAGTCCGTTGACCAGGTGACGTTCGCGCGGGTCTTGCGGTCGCTCGGGGCCGCGCCCTTCGCGCCATCATTACCGCCCTTGTTGAAGCCCCCGCCGCCCCCGCCAAAGCCGCCGAACCCGCCGAACCCGTACTCGTCGGCGCCGTCGGTGCTGAGCTGCGTGGCCTTGTCTTCGGGTTGCCCCTCGTCGCACAGGTACAGGTTGTGCTTGTACGCGTAGACGTATTTCTTCTTGTCCGGCGAGTAGTTCTTGTACGAGCCGGGGCCGCCCGGGTTCGCGCCCCCCTTCCCGCCCGCATCGTCCTTCTTGGTATCGTCCTTCTTGGTGTCGTCCTTCTTCTCCGTGTCGGTCTCGCCCTCGCGCATCCGGCGGAGCATCTCGTTCACCCGCTCGTCGCCGAGCTGGCCGCGCATCCGCTCAATCGCCTCGGGCGACATGCCGCCCTGCGCAGGCGGCGCCTTCCCGAGCGACTTGAGTTTGCCCGCTTCGAGGTCATACTCGTACCGCCCCTCGCCGAAGACGAAGTTGAGCTTCTTGGCGTCCGCCGCGACGGTCACGCGATCAATGCGGAAGGTGTCCGCGTCGAGCGGTTGCTTGGACGCCTCGGAGAGCGCCGCGGCGAGCCGGCTGTGGTCGAACAGCGGGGTGCGCTCTTTCTTGCCCGGGTCCACCTTCCAGTACTGGGTGCCCGACGCGGTGCGAGCGGAGTACCAGAACACGTCCGTCTTGCCGATCCACTGCGGCGAGACCGACGCCTCGCGCACGTGCTGCGCGACGAACTCCTTGCTGAACTTCTGTGCGAGCAGATAGTTGGCCCCGGTCACCCGCTCTTGAGCGGCAACCAGCGGGGCCAGCGCAATCAAAAACAGCGCAGCGAGCGCGTTGCGTCTAGTCATGTTGAGAATCCGGAATGTGGAGCGAGGGAGGGCGTTAGTTTACCCGCAATTCAGATCCGGCGGCAACGATGCAAGTCTGCGGATCTGGGAAATATGGGCGAACGAGACCGCCCACACCGCAACCCGTCGCGCGTCGAAGCCGGGCCGGGCGGTTGTTCCCTGGGACCGCGGACGTCCCGTCCGCCGCTCCGGGAATTCGGTCGCTCGGCGGAACACCCTTCTTGCGCGCTCCACGCGCAGAACTGCGGACGGGCAATCTTCGATCACAGGCCCCCTTCGGATTCACACCCATTCGTTTGTGCGCAAGCCGTTTCCGTGCAATGGTCCACTCAGCGGAACCGGTCCGCCGTTCACTAACACGCCGAGGTGACGTGATGAGAGCCGTTTTGGGTGTTGTGGTGGTTCTGGTGGCGTCCTTCGGGCTGTCGGCCAGCGACAAGGACGAGAAGATCGACGCCAAATTGCTGGTCGGCAAGTGGACGATGGAGAACGAGGAGACGGGCGCGTCGATGGTCATGGAGTTCACCAAGGACGGCAAGTTCAAGGTCTCGGTCAAGGAGAAGAAAGGCAAAGAGATTCAGATCGGCGGCACCTACAAGCTGGAAGGAGCCAAGCTGATGTTGACCATCAAGGCCGGCGACAAGGAAGCGAAGGAGACGCTGACCGTAGTTTCACTGGACGACGAGGAACTGGTGACCAAGGACTCGAAAGGCAAGAAGGACACATACGAGCGGGTTGACGACGACGAATAACCCTGATCGGACCTGACAACCGCGCCGGCGGTTACGCACGCGACGCGTTCCCTTCACCCACCCGGCGGAGTCACCGCACGGTTCGGCGCCATCGGGAGCGAAAAGCCCATCAACCGGGTTACGGCTTCGCCCGGTGCCCGGTACTCGTCGGGTCCGGCCTCCTGCTCCTCGTGGCACTCGTGGTCAACACCCTGTCTCGAAGACCCAATCGCTATTACACCACGCACTGGCGCGGAGCATGTGTTCGCGGGTCGCGTTGACCTTGTGAACGAACCGGGCGTGCGCCGAGGAGCTACGCTGCCCCGCGCCGCACGCCCGGTTCGGTTCAATGCACTTCATCAACCGTGACTGGGTCGGGCGCCCCGGGGTGCTTCACACCGTTGCTCCGGTCGAACCGCCCGCATCAGCAGGTCGGGTCACCTTCAAATCCACACGCACAGTGAAACGCGGGACGGCCTGGGCCGCCGGCCCACGCGGTGACAAATTCGCGGCAAAACAGCTTGCAGCACGCAGTTATACTTTGTAAATACAAGTCAATCGACATCGAACGCTGTTGCGAGACCGGGCCACTCGCGCCGTTCCGCGTCAACCACAACGACCGGCCGCGCCCCGCAGGCGACGGCTCGGCTTCACACGCTCCAAAAAGAGGGCAGCACGTGCGCCACGCGATCGGAGCCATCACCGCCGCGATCCTCTGCACCGCCGGAGCGGCCGGCGACGACAAGAAACCGGTCCCGAAGCCGATCACCCGGCTGTTCGTTCAGGACCTGAAGACGTGTTCGCTGAAGTGGGCGGATGTGACGGTCGGTCCCGGCCAGAGGCTCGCCCTCGGAGCGCTCGCCGATGTCACCGGCTTCAAGAAGCTCGACCCCACGCGGCAAAAGCTGGTTCAAATGCGGGAGGCGGGCAGCCTGGTGTGCGTCGGCGTGCGGGACGATGCCGACGGCGCGTTCGAGAGCGGCTGGGTGCTGATCCAGTCCGGGGTGGGGTACGCGGACCACGGGGGCCACGGTCACTGGAAATACAAGAAGAAACCCGAAGTGGCGGACAGCCGGCTCGACGCCAAACAGGGCAACCCGGCCCACGTGTACCTGTACGGCGAGCGGTTCTTCATCGCCAACGACCGGCTCAACGGGTACACCCGGCTCGACCCCGAGCAGTACGCCACCAACGAGGCCCGGTCGCTCGGCACGGGCAAACCGCAGTTCCTCGTCGGCGGCGGGAACCACATCACGCTGGCGGTTGTTGACGACAAGGTCGGGTACTCGTGCTGGATCGACGGCGGCGGGCCGAACAAGGGCCGCGTCGACGTGACTCCCGTTACCGGCGCGCCGAAATCCGAACCGGCGTACTCGTTCACCCTGCCCAGCGGCGGCATCCACGGCGCGACCGCGTGCGCCGGTAAGGTGTTCTTCGCTCCGGCCGAAGGGGTCTGCTGGGTCGAAGCCGACCCCGGGCTGAAACAAAAGTCCGAGCAGGTGAAGACGCGGCAGATCGACCTCGGCAAAGAGGGCGGTAAGGCGCGTCGCACCGGCGCGTTCGCGACCCACGGGGACCACGTCCTGTTCGTCACCGGTAAAGATGCCCCGACCCTTGTGGCACTGAACGCGAAGCTGACGGACCCGAAACCGCTGTTCGTCCCCCTCACGGTCCGGAAGGGCACACACGCGGTCACCCCAGAGGTCGTCACCGCCGCGGACGGCAAGCTGTACGCGTTGGTGTTCCACGACCGGGTGAAGGACAGCGACGCGGACGACGCGCTAGAGGTGATCGCCCTGGACCCGAACGGGGACGGCGACTGCGCCGACGCCCGATCGGTGAAGGTGCTGAAGGTCGGCAGGAGCGCCGTTGAGGGGCACTCCGGGCACCACGACATCACCTTCGACGCGGATTACCGGTACGCGTTCTTCACCAACCCGGGCGACGGCACCGTTTCGGCCCTGTCCCTCAAGACGCTGGAAGTGACCGCCACGTTCACCGTCGGCGGCACCCCGACGGCCGTCGTCGCCCGCGGCGGCGAGGACCACGACGACTGAGCACGGATCTCATCCGTGCCCCTTCCCGCACGACGCACCGAGCCATTCCCGAACCGAAGTTCCGACGCCTTGAGGTGAGGAGCGCCGATGGAACGCGTTGCGAGCCGAAGCCGCGTGCCCGGACATCCGCCGCCACCGGCGGCGCCCGCGATCGCGGCCCCTTCCGAGTTGCGCCGCCGGGCGACGGCCCTCCTCGACCAGCAACTCTGGTGCTGGGGCCGGGACGTTGCGCGACCGGAGGGGAACATCCTCCTCGGGCTGGGCATGTGCCGGTACCGCGCGCCCGACGGGCGCGGGACCGCGTACACCGGGCGCGTGGCGGGGGACGGGGTGGTGTGGCTGTGGGGCTTCGGGCTGCTGTACTGCCGCCCGGGTGTGGGTGGCGTGTTCCTCCGGCGGTACGGGTTCGAGCCGGTGCTCGTTGGCGAGCCGCGCCACCCCGTTCACACGCCCGAACGGCTCGGCCCGTTCGTCCGCCCGGTGACGGGAGGGGAGCGCGCGGCCGCACGTGAGCTGTTGCGGGCCGCGACCGGTTGGGCGGCCGGGTACGAGCACTGGGTGGCCGAAACCTTCGGCTCGGGTTACCGGCACGCCTCACTTGCGTCACGCGGCAAGCCCCCCGCGGTGCCCGCCAAGCAAATGGCGGGAGAGTGGGAGCACCTGGCCAAGAAATCGATCCGACTGGCCGACCCGCCGCCCCCGCCACGCGGCCCGTGGGGACCGTTGTTCACCGCCCTCCGCATCACCGGCCGCCCGCGTGCTGTACGCACGGCCCCTGGCGCCTCACCGAGGTTCGCGACCGCATGAGCGTTCACACCAGTCCCCGCGCCGTGCAGCGGCTGCCCGTCACCGTGCTGTCCGGGTTTCTCGGCGCCGGCAAGACGACGCTACTCAACCACGTCCTGACCAACCGCGAGGGGCTCAAGGTCGCGGTCATTGTCAACGACATGTCCGAGATCAACATCGACGCGGCACTCGTGAAAGACGGCGCGGCGCTGTCCCGCACCGACGAGAAGCTGGTCGAAATGCAGAACGGGTGCATCTGCTGCACGCTCCGCGAGGATCTGCTCAAGGAGGTGGCACGGCTGGCCAGGGACGGCCGGTTCGATTACCTCCTGATCGAGTCCACCGGCGTCTCGGAGCCGCGACCGGTGGCGGAGACGTTCACCTTCGAGCACGAGGACGGCAGCGCGCTCGGGGACGTGGCCCGGCTCGACACGATGGTCACCGTCGTGGACGCCGCCAACTTCCTCGACGACTACCGGTCCGCAGACGCCCTGTCCGACCGGGGCCAGGCGCTCGGCCCGGAGGACGAGCGGGACGTGGTGACGTTACTGGTCGATCAAGTCGAGTTCGCCGATGTGCTCGTGGTGAACAAAGCCGACCTGGTGCCCGAAGCGCGACTCGGCGAGTTGGAAGCCGCGCTCCGCTCGCTGAACCCGGCCGCGAAGCTGGTCCGGTCGGTACGGGGTCGGGTGCCATTAGCCGAAGTACTGAACACCGGGCGGTTCGACTTCGGCCGGGCGGAGTCTGCGCCGGGCTGGATGGCGGTGTCCCGCGGCGAGGAGCTGCCCGAAACGACCGAGTACGGCATCAGCAGTTTCGTGTACCGCGCACGCCGGCCGTTCCACCCGGACCGGTTGTACCGGTTCATGACCAACAAGCGGCTGCTGGCCGGGTTGCTCCGGTCCAAGGGGTTCTGCTGGATCGTCACGCGCCCCCAGTGGGCCGCTCTGTGGTCGCAAGCCGGGCGGGTGATGGAACTGTCCCCACAGGGCGTGTGGTGGGCGGACGTGCCCCGCGACCAGTGGCCCACCGACCCCGCCGAGCGGGCCGAAGTCCTTGCGGACTTCGAGGGCGAGTTCGGGGACCGCCGGCAGGAGCTGGTGTTCATCGGGGCCAGGCTCAACGAAGCCGCGATCCGGGCCGCGCTCGACGCGGCCCTGATGACCGACGCCGAGATGCAGGGCGGACCGGCCGCGTGGGAGCGCATCACCGACCCGCTGCCGCCCTGGCCGGTTCCAGAGCAGGAGTTCACGGAGGTAGCACCGTGAGTACCGTTGACGGCCCCGTTGGGCGGCTCCGCAGGTTGGCGAGCCACGACTTCTTCCCCAGCTTCAGCACGAAGGTGCGGCGGGTGCTGTACAACCCGCTCGGGGTGCTGATCGGGGCCGCGGGCGTGTCGCTCGCGTGCGGGCTCTTCCTGCACGCACAGGGGTTCGTACTGGCCGGCGGGATCGTCGCGGTGGTCGGCCTCGGCGTGCTGTGGCCGTGGCTGTCGTTGCGCGGGCTGACCGGCGCAGTGGACTTCGACCGCCCCCGGGCCGCAGAAGGCGACACCATCGGGGTGCGGCTGATGCTCCGGAACCGGCTCCCGTGGGCGGTGTGGGGGCTGACGGTCCGCGACGGGTTCGGTGAAGGCGCGGAGCGGCCCGCGGCGGCCGTCGCGAGCACACCCGGGCGCCGCGCCGCCGCATGCCGCTGGACCTTCGTACCGGAGCAACGCGGCGTGTACCCGCTCGCACCACCCCGGCTGTGTACCGGGTTCCCGTTCGGGCTGTGGGAGAACGCCCGGCGCCTGGAAATCGGTGCGCCGCTCGCGGTGTGGCCCCGGACGTTCCCGGTCGGCCCGGTGCCACCGGTGAGCGGCGACCGACAGGTTGAGGGGAACGTGTCCCGGGTCCGGGTCGGCACCACGGGGGACGTGCTCGGCGTGCGCCCGTACCGCCGGGGCGATTCCCCGCGGCGGATCCACTGGGGGCAGTCGGCCAAGCACGACCGGTTGGTGGTGTGCGAACTCCAGTCGAACGCCCGGCCGGTGATTCAGATCGTTCTGGACGCGAACCCACTGGTCCACGCCGGGGCGGGCACGAACGGGTCGCGCGAGTGGGCCGTGCGCGTGGCCGCCAGCCTGGCGAAGGGGTGGCTCGAAGCCGGCGCACAGGTCGGGCTCACCTGGACCGGGTTCGAGCTGCCGCCCGCGTCCGGGACCGCCCAGGTCCACAAGCTGCTCGACGCCCTGGCCGCACTGCCGAACGACGCGGGCGGGCCGCTGGCCGACCTGCTCGCGTGCCCGGTGTGCCGCGGGTTCCGCGACGGCCTCCAGGTGGTCGTCACCACCGACCGCTCGCACACCCACGCCGCGTGCGGGGCGTGCGTGACCGAGAGCCAGCGGTGGGTGGTGCTGACCGCGGGCGGGTTCAGCGACACGGTGTCGATCGCCTCGCACGCCTGCGACCACGCCCCCGGGGCGGAACCGTGGCTCCGAATCGACTCGGCCGACGAGGCGCCGGCGCGGCTGCGCGG belongs to Gemmata obscuriglobus and includes:
- a CDS encoding DUF58 domain-containing protein → MSTVDGPVGRLRRLASHDFFPSFSTKVRRVLYNPLGVLIGAAGVSLACGLFLHAQGFVLAGGIVAVVGLGVLWPWLSLRGLTGAVDFDRPRAAEGDTIGVRLMLRNRLPWAVWGLTVRDGFGEGAERPAAAVASTPGRRAAACRWTFVPEQRGVYPLAPPRLCTGFPFGLWENARRLEIGAPLAVWPRTFPVGPVPPVSGDRQVEGNVSRVRVGTTGDVLGVRPYRRGDSPRRIHWGQSAKHDRLVVCELQSNARPVIQIVLDANPLVHAGAGTNGSREWAVRVAASLAKGWLEAGAQVGLTWTGFELPPASGTAQVHKLLDALAALPNDAGGPLADLLACPVCRGFRDGLQVVVTTDRSHTHAACGACVTESQRWVVLTAGGFSDTVSIASHACDHAPGAEPWLRIDSADEAPARLRGGWKEARHGS